One window of Balearica regulorum gibbericeps isolate bBalReg1 chromosome 20, bBalReg1.pri, whole genome shotgun sequence genomic DNA carries:
- the TOR4A gene encoding torsin-4A — MDEELPCAEVDGEVSSATEDLGGEMACAESDTEGDMPCTESDAEGEVPCAETHAKEAALCAESSVEGEMPGTDSDGEGEMPCAESDAKGEASCYDSDGEEVPDTEIPAASKKMSSISSPLRAIIRLRRQYRVQKKSRLHLEIPRERSSELVHTRLLQRQLSLNRTSLYGPSMSFFNQTSSETSQYFTFDTSVEQHAMKKCRRKKNRRKSRIVLYPDKTKRYLPTEEKSKAKRCLLLLIAIIFFQILNAIENLDDNLQKYDLDGLEKTMHREVFGQKVAVESIMELLKDYLATHIHNKPLVISLNGPTGVGKSHVGWLLAKHFRSVMDNDFVLQYFVMHHCPSGAAPLTCEIDLSKKISDMVTRAEVEEKIPLFILDEVELMSPVLLDTLSRFFEPNQTNEFLNAIYILISNIGGAEITKFVIQNASAELLHQQRGVEELLSIVQPVLIDAHPLWKSADIIPFVLLEKTHVINCFLEEMRREGLYPDQKHIENLASQLSYYTTGDKQYSRMGCKQVVAKVNLL; from the coding sequence ATGGACGAAGAGCTGCCCTGCGCTGAGGTGGATGGAGAAGTGTCCTCTGCCACCGAGGATCTGGGAGGAGAGATGGCCTGTGCGGAGAGCGATACTGAAGGAGACATGCCCTGTACCGAGAGCGATGCAGAAGGAGAGGTGCCCTGTGCTGAGACCCACGCAAAAGAAGCAGCACTTTGTGCTGAGAGCAGTGTGGAAGGAGAGATGCCCGGCACTGACAGCgatggggaaggggaaatgCCCTGTGCTGAGAGTGATGCAAAAGGAGAGGCGTCATGCTATGACAGTGATGGGGAAGAAGTACCGGATACTGAAATCCCTGctgcttcaaagaaaatgtcttctatttcttctcctttgcgGGCAATCATTCGCCTGCGACGACAATACCGGGTGCAAAAGAAAAGCCGTCTGCATTTAGAGATTCCTCGAGAAAGGTCTTCAGAGCTTGTCCATACGAGGCTGCTTCAAAGGCAGCTTTCCCTGAACCGAACTAGCCTGTATGGCCCTTCCATGTCCTTCTTTAATCAGACCAGCTCTGAAACTTCCCAGTACTTCACCTTTGACACGTCTGTGGAGCAGCATGCGATGAAAAAATGCAGGCGGAAAAAGAATCGAAGGAAATCTAGGATAGTCCTGTATCCAGATAAAACAAAACGATACCTTCCAACAGAGGAGAAGAGCAAGGCAAAACGCTGCCTCCTCTTGCTCATTGCCATTATCTTCTTCCAGATTCTCAATGCAATAGAGAACCTGGATGATAACCTCCAAAAATATGACCTAGATGGTTTAGAGAAAACAATGCACCGGGAAGTATTTGGGCAGAAGGTTGCTGTGGAAAGTATTATGGAATTACTGAAGGACTATCTGGCTACCCACATACACAACAAGCCTCTTGTAATCTCTTTAAATGGCCCAACAGGAGTTGGGAAGAGTCATGTTGGCTGGTTGCTGGCCAAACATTTTCGTTCGGTCATGGACAATGACTTTGTGCTTCAGTACTTTGTTATGCATCACTGCCCCAGCGGGGCGGCTCCTCTTACTTGTGAAATAGATTTGTCTAAGAAGATTTCTGACATGGTTACAAGAGCCGAAGTAGAGGAGAAGATACCATTGTTTATTCTGGATGAGGTTGAACTCATGTCTCCAGTCTTGCTGGATACTCTCAGCCGATTCTTTGAACCCAATCAAACTAACGAGTTCCTCAATGCCATCTACATTTTAATAAGCAACATAGGAGGCGCTGAAATAACAAAGTTTGTTATCCAGAATGCATCTGCTGAGCTTCTGCATCAGCAAAGGggagttgaagaacttctgAGCATCGTCCAGCCTGTACTGATTGATGCCCACCCTCTCTGGAAATCTGCAGACATCATCCCATTTGTTCTTCTGGAGAAGACCCACGTCATAAACTGCTTCCTAGAGGAGATGAGGAGGGAAGGGCTGTATCCTGACCAGAAGCATATTGAAAATTTAGCGAGTCAGCTGAGTTACTACACTACAGGGGACAAGCAGTACTCCAGGATGGGCTGCAAGCAGGTTGTGGCCAAAGTCAACCTGCTGTAG